The Mobula birostris isolate sMobBir1 chromosome 6, sMobBir1.hap1, whole genome shotgun sequence genome has a window encoding:
- the LOC140199878 gene encoding uncharacterized protein, with protein sequence MTHQRVPSEKRPFTCSDCGKAFTHPSLLQRHQRVHSGERPFICSVCGKRFIRSSNLLTHERVHTGERPFTCSDCGKGFTQSSHLKTHQSVHTGERPFTCSDCGKGFTRSSDLLAHQSVHTGEMPFTCSDCGKGFTQSSSLQTHQRIHTGERPFTCSVCGKGFTHSFRLVTHQRVHTGERPFTCSDCGKGFTESSNLMRHQRVHSREKLFTCSDCGKAFTHSSHLKTHQRVHSGERLFTCSVCGKAFIRSSDLLIHQRVHTGERPFSCSVCGKGFTQSSSLQTHQRIHTGERPFTCSMCGKGFTHSSHLVKHQQVHTGENI encoded by the coding sequence ATGACGCATCAGCGAGTTCCCTCTGAGaagaggccgtttacctgctcagactgtgggaaggcatttactcacccatctctcctgcagagacaccagcgagttcacagtggggagagacCGTTTATCTGCTCCGTGTGTGGAAAGAGATTCATTCGGTCATCTAACTTGCTGACACatgagcgagttcacactggagaaagaccgttcacctgctcagactgcgggaagggatttactcagtcatcccacctaaagacacaccagtcagttcacaccggggagagaccattcacctgctcagactgtgggaagggattcactcggtcttctgacctactggcacaccaatcagttcacactggggagatgccgttcacctgctcagattgtgggaagggattcactcagtcatccagcctgcagacacaccagcgaattcacacgggagagaggccgttcacctgttccgtgtgtgggaagggattcactcactcattcCGTCTTGTaacgcaccagcgagttcacactggggagaggccgttcacttgctcagactgcgggaagggatttacCGAGTCATCCAACCTGATGAGACACCAGCGTGTTCACTCtagggagaagctgttcacctgctcagactgtgggaaggcatttaCCCATTCATCTCACCTGAAgacgcaccagcgagttcacagtggggagagatTGTTTacctgctctgtctgtgggaaggcattcattCGATCATCTGATCTGCTGATCCACCAACGGGTTCACACGGGGGAAAGGCCGTTCTCCTGTtccgtgtgtgggaagggattcactcagtcatctagcCTGCAGAcccatcagcgaattcacacgggagagaggccgttcacctgttccatgtgtgggaagggattcactcactcatcccatCTTGTGaagcatcagcaagttcacactggggaaaataTTTAA